A genomic stretch from Desulfosoma sp. includes:
- a CDS encoding sigma-54 dependent transcriptional regulator: MRPPKVLFVEDDASLRLTQSLYLEQEGFAVVPASSRSEARRALCEEAFDAVVTDLRLGGGSGLEVLADVQEIRPDAETVVITGYGSVESAVEAMKRGAYDYLTKPVDPEFLVRTLKKALERRRLRRQLDHLKDRFTEEAGLDRIVAESAAMRAVMERLDDVAASDAPVLIEGESGTGKELMAKWIHHRSRRSSGPFVGINCGAVPETLLETELFGHVRGAFTGAHQAKKGLFEAADGGTLFLDEVGEISPAFQVKLLRTLQEGTIRRVGSVKETPVDVRLIAASNQNLAKLVHQGRFRPDLYYRIHVVPIVLPPLRERPEDILPLAHTILERLSRRMGRKIPQLTPAACRRLLQYSWPGNVRELENTLERVLIFSRSQIIDADALQLESLEKLSQSHSCFPKGPSCGLPSETSYFKSLGSEPLFKSEDAEPSVHDQERLDLTLEEVERRHILSVLARCGHNKRKAAAVLGIGTNTLWRKLKKYGYEKPQA, encoded by the coding sequence ATGCGGCCACCCAAAGTCCTTTTTGTGGAAGATGATGCCTCCTTGCGCCTTACCCAAAGCCTTTATTTGGAACAGGAAGGCTTTGCCGTGGTGCCGGCTTCCAGCCGTTCTGAGGCGCGCCGAGCTCTTTGCGAAGAAGCCTTTGATGCCGTGGTGACGGACCTGCGTTTGGGTGGAGGTAGCGGCCTTGAGGTGCTAGCCGATGTTCAGGAAATACGGCCTGACGCCGAAACGGTGGTCATCACCGGATATGGTTCTGTGGAAAGCGCTGTGGAAGCTATGAAGCGCGGCGCCTACGACTATCTCACCAAACCCGTGGATCCGGAATTCTTGGTCAGAACCCTAAAAAAAGCCTTGGAACGCCGTAGATTGCGCCGGCAGCTTGATCATCTAAAAGATCGTTTTACAGAAGAGGCGGGATTAGACCGTATCGTGGCGGAAAGCGCCGCGATGCGAGCGGTCATGGAACGCCTGGACGATGTGGCGGCAAGCGACGCGCCGGTTTTAATCGAAGGGGAAAGTGGCACCGGAAAAGAGCTTATGGCCAAATGGATTCATCATCGCAGCCGCCGATCTTCGGGACCTTTTGTGGGGATCAACTGTGGCGCGGTACCAGAGACATTGCTGGAGACCGAATTATTCGGCCATGTGCGAGGCGCTTTTACGGGAGCGCACCAGGCAAAGAAAGGGCTGTTTGAAGCGGCCGACGGAGGGACCCTGTTCCTGGACGAAGTGGGAGAAATTTCCCCGGCTTTTCAGGTGAAACTCTTGCGCACCCTTCAGGAAGGAACCATTCGCCGTGTGGGTTCCGTCAAAGAAACCCCTGTGGATGTTCGCCTCATTGCCGCCAGCAACCAAAATCTGGCAAAGCTTGTCCATCAGGGTCGTTTTCGTCCGGACCTCTATTATCGTATTCATGTGGTACCCATTGTGCTTCCGCCTTTGCGGGAACGTCCGGAAGATATTCTTCCCTTAGCCCATACGATTCTGGAACGTCTAAGCCGGCGCATGGGCAGAAAAATTCCGCAGTTAACGCCAGCAGCATGCCGGCGACTTCTCCAATATTCCTGGCCCGGAAACGTGCGCGAACTGGAAAACACGCTGGAACGTGTCCTCATTTTTTCTCGCTCCCAAATAATCGATGCCGATGCTTTGCAGCTGGAATCCTTGGAAAAACTGTCCCAAAGCCATTCTTGTTTTCCAAAAGGGCCGTCATGTGGATTGCCTTCGGAAACTTCATACTTCAAATCCCTAGGGTCTGAACCGCTTTTCAAGTCGGAAGACGCGGAACCGTCTGTCCATGACCAGGAACGGCTCGATCTGACGCTGGAAGAAGTGGAACGACGTCATATCCTCTCGGTGTTGGCTCGATGCGGCCATAACAAGAGGAAAGCCGCAGCGGTTCTGGGCATCGGAACCAACACCCTTTGGAGAAAGCTGAAAAAATACGGTTATGAAAA